The Arachis ipaensis cultivar K30076 chromosome B07, Araip1.1, whole genome shotgun sequence genome includes a window with the following:
- the LOC107607113 gene encoding uncharacterized protein LOC107607113 → MAPVPGYSYPGNYGDIPTDQRAHPSGITPGRLSLDTRPRLRTSSGNSGGRLSIDLSRSDDATKGITQSRNSCRIPMSLIQESNQAVDDKADDYLVDHPDEDEDEDANDANDDDDDGPKPSGGTTTSEKGK, encoded by the exons ATGGCTCCTGTGCCAGGTTACTCATATCCAGGTAATTACGGAGACATTCCTACCGACCAGAGGGCGCACCCGAGTGGTATTACTCCAGGTAGATTGTCATTGGATACGAGACCTCGACTTCGCACTTCCTCTGGCAATTCCGGAGGTAGACTTTCTATTGACTTGAGTAGGAGTGATGATGCCACGAAGGGGATCACACAGAGCAGAAACTCATGTCGTATTCCGATGAGTCTAATTCAGGAGAGCAACCAGGCAGTTGATGATAAGGCTGATGACTATCTGGTTGACCATCCGGACGAGGACGAGGATGAGGATGCAAATGATGCTAATGATGACGACGATGATGGTCCAAAGCCTAGTGGAG GTACAACCacaagtgaaaaaggaaaatga